One part of the Maribacter aquivivus genome encodes these proteins:
- the lpdA gene encoding dihydrolipoyl dehydrogenase, whose amino-acid sequence MNQYDVAIIGSGPGGYVAAIRCAQLGMKTAIIEKYSTLGGTCLNVGCIPSKAMLDSSHHYEDATKHFEEHGIEIPGEIKVNLEKMIARKQGVVNQTTKGIEFLMDKNKITVYEGVGSFKDATHVNIKKNDGKTEEIEAKNIIIATGSKPSTLPFIKLDKERIITSTEALELKEIPKHMIVIGGGVIGLELGQVYKRLGADVTVVEFMDRIIPGMDAALSKELTKVLKKQKVKFALSHKVKSVERKGDQVIVKADNKKGEEVVFEGDYCLVAVGRKPYTDGLNADAAGVKLDERGKVIVDEHLKTSIDNIYAIGDVIKGAMLAHKAEEEGTLVAEILAGQKPHIDYNLIPGVVYTWPEVAAVGKTEEELKEAGVEYKVGQFPMRALGRARASMDTDGFVKILADKKTDEVLGVHMVGARCADLIAEAVTAMEFRASAEDISRMSHAHPTYAEAVKEAALAATDDRALHV is encoded by the coding sequence ATGAATCAATATGATGTAGCCATTATAGGCTCAGGACCTGGAGGATACGTAGCAGCAATACGTTGTGCTCAATTAGGAATGAAAACAGCAATAATTGAAAAATATTCCACTCTAGGCGGAACATGTTTAAATGTTGGGTGTATTCCTTCTAAGGCGATGCTAGATTCTTCTCATCATTACGAGGATGCAACTAAACATTTTGAAGAGCATGGTATTGAAATTCCTGGTGAGATTAAAGTAAACTTGGAGAAAATGATTGCTCGTAAACAAGGTGTTGTTAATCAAACTACAAAAGGAATTGAGTTCTTGATGGACAAGAATAAAATCACCGTTTATGAAGGTGTTGGTAGCTTCAAAGATGCTACCCATGTGAACATTAAAAAGAATGATGGTAAAACAGAAGAAATTGAAGCAAAAAATATAATCATTGCTACAGGGTCTAAGCCGTCTACTTTACCATTTATAAAATTAGACAAAGAACGTATCATTACCTCTACAGAAGCTTTAGAGCTTAAAGAAATACCAAAACATATGATTGTTATTGGTGGTGGTGTTATTGGTTTAGAATTAGGTCAAGTGTATAAAAGACTTGGTGCAGATGTTACTGTTGTTGAGTTCATGGATCGTATTATTCCTGGTATGGATGCTGCGCTTTCTAAGGAGTTGACGAAGGTGTTGAAAAAGCAAAAAGTAAAATTCGCTTTATCTCACAAAGTAAAGTCTGTTGAAAGAAAAGGGGATCAGGTAATCGTTAAGGCTGATAACAAAAAAGGTGAAGAAGTTGTTTTTGAAGGTGATTATTGTTTAGTTGCTGTAGGTAGAAAACCATATACTGACGGATTAAATGCTGATGCTGCAGGTGTAAAGCTTGACGAAAGAGGTAAAGTAATTGTTGATGAACATTTGAAAACAAGTATCGATAACATTTATGCTATCGGTGATGTAATCAAAGGTGCAATGTTGGCTCATAAAGCTGAAGAAGAAGGTACTTTGGTTGCTGAGATATTAGCAGGTCAAAAACCACATATCGATTATAACTTGATACCTGGTGTAGTATATACATGGCCAGAGGTTGCCGCTGTTGGTAAAACAGAAGAGGAATTGAAAGAAGCAGGAGTAGAGTATAAGGTAGGTCAATTTCCTATGCGTGCATTAGGTCGTGCTAGAGCAAGTATGGATACTGACGGATTCGTAAAGATTCTTGCAGATAAAAAGACAGATGAAGTTTTAGGTGTACATATGGTTGGTGCCCGTTGTGCAGATTTAATTGCCGAAGCGGTAACTGCGATGGAGTTTAGAGCGTCTGCTGAAGATATTTCTAGAATGAGCCATGCTCACCCAACATATGCAGAAGCGGTTAAAGAAGCGGCGTTAGCGGCTACAGATGATCGTGCTTTGCATGTTTAA
- a CDS encoding heparan-alpha-glucosaminide N-acetyltransferase domain-containing protein, whose product MSNSKSRLFFLDAIRAWAILMMLQGHFIDGLLDNAFRDNSNMLFNTWKYFRGITAPVFFTVSGFIFTFLLIKSKQTGWANPRVKKGIKRGFELLVIAYLLRMNIFGLFKGEVYDSFYLVDVLHCIGLSLLFIISFYILTFAKQKWIFPTILVSTTLVLFIFEPIYKTSSFEFLPQVFANYLTKANGSVFTIIPWLGYATIGSFMSVLFSKYQDSKNLYNFIVPTYIATGLILMFLSSDFFLSVYDVTGIQLFQAINDNNYLFIRLGDVLIVFSIFILLRKVLMNATWLRIGQSTLSIYIIHFIILYGSFTGVGLYRFFHHSMNPYLVVPGAILFMIASTYLALKYEDHKAELKINIRAILSSTRIYLEQFAIIAFEVLRTATEKVLRVLGLIKN is encoded by the coding sequence ATGAGCAACTCTAAGTCAAGATTGTTTTTTTTAGATGCCATTAGGGCGTGGGCTATCTTAATGATGTTACAAGGTCATTTTATTGATGGTCTGCTTGATAATGCCTTCAGAGACAACTCTAATATGTTGTTCAATACCTGGAAATATTTTAGAGGAATTACCGCACCGGTATTCTTTACCGTATCTGGATTCATTTTTACATTCTTATTAATTAAATCTAAGCAAACTGGTTGGGCAAATCCACGAGTTAAAAAGGGAATTAAACGCGGATTTGAATTATTGGTCATCGCCTACCTTTTACGAATGAACATCTTTGGGTTGTTCAAAGGTGAAGTATATGATTCTTTCTACTTGGTAGATGTTCTACACTGCATTGGCCTTTCGCTATTGTTTATTATTAGTTTTTACATCTTAACCTTTGCAAAACAAAAATGGATTTTTCCAACAATATTGGTATCCACGACCCTAGTATTGTTCATTTTTGAACCTATATATAAAACATCTAGTTTTGAATTTTTACCGCAGGTATTCGCAAATTACTTAACAAAAGCAAACGGATCTGTTTTTACTATTATACCATGGTTGGGCTACGCGACTATTGGTAGTTTCATGTCCGTTTTATTTTCAAAATATCAAGACAGCAAAAACTTATACAATTTCATCGTACCCACTTACATCGCAACAGGATTGATTCTTATGTTTCTTTCTTCAGATTTCTTCCTTTCAGTGTATGATGTTACAGGTATACAATTGTTTCAGGCTATAAATGACAACAACTACCTATTCATTCGTTTGGGTGATGTTTTAATAGTTTTCTCCATATTTATTTTACTAAGAAAAGTCTTAATGAATGCAACATGGTTAAGGATAGGTCAAAGCACCTTATCTATCTATATTATTCATTTCATCATTTTATATGGCAGTTTTACAGGTGTAGGTCTGTACCGCTTTTTTCATCATTCAATGAATCCGTACTTGGTTGTACCTGGCGCAATTCTATTTATGATAGCAAGTACTTATTTAGCTTTAAAATATGAAGACCATAAAGCGGAATTGAAAATAAACATACGTGCAATTTTATCCTCTACAAGAATTTACTTAGAGCAATTTGCAATTATCGCTTTTGAAGTTTTAAGAACAGCCACAGAAAAAGTATTACGTGTTCTAGGACTTATTAAAAATTAA
- a CDS encoding NADPH-dependent FMN reductase, translating into MSYVLAFAGSNSSVSINYKLVKHTATLIKGEEVRLRDLSKYPFPMYSQDAEKENGFSNSLVEFNNEIANSKGLIISVNEHNSYPSAYFKNTMDWLSRIDSKFFADKKILLMATSGGGRGAIGALEVAEKMIARFQGTVVESFSLPRYNENFDEVKGIIDAKLAEIHAAKVASFVKSIS; encoded by the coding sequence ATGAGTTATGTATTAGCATTCGCAGGTAGCAATTCTTCAGTTTCCATTAATTATAAATTGGTAAAGCATACTGCTACCTTAATAAAAGGGGAAGAAGTGAGGTTGAGAGATCTTTCTAAATATCCATTTCCGATGTATAGTCAAGATGCAGAAAAGGAAAATGGATTCTCTAATTCTTTGGTTGAATTCAATAATGAAATAGCCAATTCTAAAGGATTAATCATCTCAGTAAATGAGCATAATAGTTACCCATCTGCATATTTTAAGAATACGATGGACTGGTTGTCTCGAATAGATTCTAAGTTTTTTGCGGATAAGAAGATTTTATTGATGGCCACTTCAGGTGGTGGTCGTGGTGCTATTGGTGCTTTAGAAGTGGCAGAAAAAATGATTGCTAGATTTCAAGGTACTGTGGTTGAATCTTTTTCATTACCGCGTTATAACGAGAATTTTGATGAAGTAAAAGGGATTATTGATGCCAAGTTGGCTGAGATACATGCTGCCAAAGTAGCTTCTTTTGTAAAGTCTATTTCTTAA
- the tilS gene encoding tRNA lysidine(34) synthetase TilS: MLEAFKKHIENSFPELLDTHFIIACSGGLDSSVLVELCHQANLRFSIAHCNFRLRGTASDGDEAFICDYAKKIEKEFFVTHFDTLGYVNQHKVSVQMAARELRYAWFEQLLKENNSSYLLTAHHANDNLETFLINLSRGTGIDGLTGIPAKINNIRRPLLPFTRQELESFAQVEKMDWREDASNGDAKYLRNKIRLEIIPKLNELHPTFSDNFKNTLDYLQQTETIASAYLYKLKEELFIDKHGRFEIEIAKLKELHPLSTYLHGLFSAYGYKEMDNLEALLDGLSGKQLSSNTHVLVKNRDVLILTSNVESKSDTQEYLITEEEVPLNLPLNLKFSVVPERHDNTDTVIFVQKNTLKYPLTVRKWKTGDYFYPIGLNRKKKLAKFFKDEKVDVLSKEETWLLCSEGQIVWVIGMRADHRFKVDDTTQDILKIEFT; encoded by the coding sequence GTGTTAGAAGCATTCAAAAAACATATTGAAAATTCTTTTCCAGAATTGTTAGATACTCACTTCATCATTGCATGTAGTGGCGGTCTAGATAGTTCAGTGCTTGTGGAGCTTTGTCATCAAGCCAATTTGAGATTTTCTATAGCACATTGTAATTTTAGATTGCGTGGCACAGCAAGTGACGGTGATGAAGCTTTTATATGTGATTATGCCAAAAAAATAGAGAAAGAGTTCTTTGTAACTCATTTTGATACGCTTGGTTATGTGAATCAGCATAAAGTTTCTGTGCAAATGGCTGCTCGTGAACTTCGTTATGCTTGGTTCGAGCAATTATTAAAAGAGAATAATAGTTCTTATTTGTTAACCGCTCATCATGCAAACGATAATTTAGAAACTTTTTTAATCAATTTATCTCGAGGTACAGGTATTGATGGCTTAACGGGCATACCTGCTAAAATAAATAATATACGGAGACCTTTGTTGCCTTTTACTAGGCAAGAACTGGAATCTTTTGCACAGGTTGAAAAAATGGATTGGCGTGAAGATGCGAGTAATGGCGATGCAAAATATTTACGTAATAAAATTCGATTAGAGATTATTCCGAAGTTGAATGAATTGCATCCTACTTTTTCAGATAATTTCAAGAATACACTAGACTATCTACAGCAGACGGAAACTATTGCTTCAGCATACCTTTACAAATTAAAAGAAGAACTTTTTATTGATAAGCATGGTAGGTTTGAGATTGAAATTGCAAAATTGAAAGAATTACATCCGCTTTCTACTTATTTACATGGATTATTTAGTGCTTACGGATACAAGGAAATGGATAATCTTGAAGCTTTGTTAGATGGACTTTCTGGTAAGCAATTGTCTTCTAATACTCATGTACTAGTTAAAAATCGTGATGTATTGATTTTAACTTCAAATGTAGAAAGCAAATCGGATACTCAGGAGTATCTGATTACGGAAGAAGAAGTACCTTTGAACCTTCCGTTAAATTTGAAATTTTCGGTAGTACCAGAACGTCATGATAATACAGATACTGTAATATTTGTTCAAAAGAATACATTAAAGTATCCGTTAACAGTAAGAAAATGGAAAACTGGCGACTATTTTTATCCAATAGGTTTAAATAGGAAAAAGAAATTGGCAAAGTTTTTTAAAGATGAAAAAGTAGATGTTTTGTCTAAAGAAGAAACTTGGTTGTTATGCTCAGAAGGGCAAATTGTTTGGGTTATTGGTATGCGCGCAGACCATCGTTTTAAAGTTGACGATACCACTCAAGATATTTTAAAAATAGAATTTACATGA
- a CDS encoding protein-disulfide reductase DsbD family protein, whose amino-acid sequence MIRFFALLLFIVVLPLGVFSQTEDEPVVWEQQVNKISESEYELIMQAKILDGWHMYSQFTSEFGSLPSEFTYNGNGTIYELIDGTEESETIKEYSEIFEVEETFFKDNATFTQRIKIVDPAINQIDVDLFFQVCEEVCIPMDKKFIFTLDGSAAEAVVATVDDRSLSLGQELRLDLKNRELLTQGQDNIAETTNIWVIFGLGFLGGLIALLTPCVFPMIPLTVSFFTKHSQNKSKGIVNALLYGFFIILIYFLLSLPFHLFDSVDSQILNSIATNVWLNLLFFVIFIFFAFSFFGYYELTLPNSWANKMDDASSKVGGVLGIFFMAVTLAIVSFSCTGPILGGLLGGTTLAEGEVATNLTAGMTGFGIALALPFALFALFPAWLNSLPKSGGWMTTVKVVLGFLEIGLALKFLSNADLVGHWGILKREVFLGIWIVLGIAMTLYLFGLYKFPHDGPIKKLSIGRKIAALISAAFTIYMILGVTNITNLKLLSGFPPPEFYSIFEQESDCPLGIDCFKDFNEGLAYAKEVNKPILLDFTGWACVNCRKMEDNVWSDAEVFPIIKDNYVLISLYTDDREELPEAEQFNFQYDSGRVKEISNIAQKWGTFQDVNFNSISQPFYVLLSPDLKVLNTSIQNSDVPTYKNWLLEGLKNNN is encoded by the coding sequence ATGATAAGATTTTTTGCTTTATTACTATTTATTGTTGTGTTACCATTAGGTGTTTTTTCACAAACAGAAGATGAACCCGTAGTTTGGGAACAGCAGGTTAATAAAATATCTGAATCGGAATATGAGCTGATAATGCAAGCTAAAATCTTAGATGGTTGGCACATGTATTCTCAATTTACATCTGAATTTGGTTCTTTGCCAAGCGAGTTTACCTATAACGGTAATGGCACTATATATGAACTTATTGATGGTACAGAAGAGAGTGAAACTATAAAAGAATACAGTGAAATATTTGAGGTTGAAGAAACCTTTTTTAAGGATAATGCGACCTTTACACAGCGTATTAAAATAGTAGATCCAGCAATAAATCAAATAGATGTTGACTTGTTCTTTCAAGTATGTGAAGAGGTTTGTATCCCTATGGATAAGAAGTTCATTTTTACATTAGATGGTTCTGCTGCTGAAGCAGTTGTAGCGACTGTTGATGATAGAAGTTTGTCATTAGGTCAAGAATTACGATTAGATTTAAAGAATAGGGAACTACTAACTCAAGGTCAAGATAACATTGCTGAGACTACTAATATTTGGGTAATTTTCGGATTAGGTTTTCTTGGCGGATTAATAGCTTTATTGACTCCTTGTGTGTTTCCAATGATTCCGCTAACGGTATCATTCTTTACCAAACATTCTCAGAATAAATCAAAGGGGATTGTAAATGCATTGCTCTATGGCTTCTTCATTATTTTAATCTATTTCTTATTAAGCTTACCATTCCATTTGTTCGACTCAGTAGATTCTCAAATTTTAAATTCCATCGCTACAAATGTTTGGTTGAATTTGTTATTCTTCGTGATCTTCATATTCTTCGCTTTTTCGTTTTTTGGATATTATGAATTGACCTTGCCAAACTCATGGGCAAATAAAATGGATGATGCATCGTCTAAGGTTGGCGGAGTGTTAGGAATATTTTTTATGGCCGTTACATTGGCTATTGTATCTTTCTCGTGTACCGGCCCTATTTTAGGAGGATTATTAGGTGGTACTACTTTGGCAGAAGGTGAAGTGGCTACGAATCTTACTGCGGGTATGACAGGTTTTGGCATTGCATTAGCATTGCCTTTTGCATTATTTGCGTTATTCCCGGCATGGTTAAATTCACTTCCAAAATCTGGCGGATGGATGACTACGGTTAAAGTAGTGTTGGGCTTCTTAGAAATTGGTTTAGCACTAAAATTCTTGTCTAATGCAGATTTAGTGGGTCATTGGGGTATTCTGAAAAGAGAAGTATTTTTAGGTATTTGGATTGTTTTAGGAATAGCAATGACATTGTATTTATTTGGATTATATAAATTTCCACATGATGGTCCGATTAAAAAGTTGTCTATTGGTAGAAAAATTGCTGCCCTTATAAGTGCTGCCTTTACTATTTATATGATATTGGGCGTTACTAATATTACAAACCTAAAATTGTTAAGCGGCTTTCCGCCGCCAGAGTTTTATAGCATTTTTGAACAAGAAAGCGATTGCCCACTAGGTATTGATTGCTTTAAAGATTTTAATGAAGGTCTTGCATACGCTAAAGAAGTGAATAAACCTATATTGTTAGATTTTACGGGTTGGGCTTGTGTCAACTGTAGAAAGATGGAAGATAATGTATGGAGCGATGCAGAGGTGTTCCCGATTATAAAGGATAACTATGTGCTTATTTCATTGTATACCGATGATCGAGAAGAACTGCCTGAAGCGGAACAGTTTAATTTTCAGTATGATAGTGGTCGTGTTAAGGAAATTTCGAACATTGCCCAAAAATGGGGAACCTTTCAAGATGTAAATTTCAATTCGATTTCTCAACCATTTTACGTATTGCTTTCTCCAGATTTGAAAGTGCTAAATACATCTATTCAAAATTCAGATGTACCAACCTATAAAAATTGGTTGCTAGAAGGTTTGAAAAATAATAATTGA
- a CDS encoding penicillin acylase family protein yields MKTLKKIGAILLVVVTLLIIVVGAFAYTLKPDYSGEKELVGLQKEVNVYYDEYGIPHIYGENEKDAFRTLGYVHAQDRLWQMELLRRIASGGLSEVFGADLIGTDKFFLSLGIADASKVSANNVDESDAGVILSKAYLDGINQFIKEGPTPVEFYLTGIEKKEFVLEDVYNTIGYMAFSFAMAHKTDPLLTTINTKLGTEYLNDLHVGSSAETEWIKNYNPSQSDSIQNNLTAAVNKALGVLDIPLFEGSNSWVIAPEKTKNGKVILANDPHIGFSQPSVWYEAHIETPTYSKYGYHIAGIPFPLLGHNRKVAYGITMFENDDVDFYYEQNNPDKENQYLSENGYVDYEIITKSFKVKDSSEVEFSYKKSNHGPILNGIADQVQGERPIAMSWLYTQIDNKVIDALFGLSHSNNLTEFKTALPKIHAPGLNIMYGDDEGNVAWFATAQLYKIPDSINTKLIFEVGKGLPVEKEFIGFNENPQSINPSNNYVYSANNQPDSIAGMLCPGYYLPENRGKRIVQLLEPKNDWDLNAASEMITDVISAVDPEIVTNLSKYLDVSLLSENGLKAIDSLKMWKGDYELSSIEATIYNRWVYYFLENTFEDELEKELFNQFLGTHFTKRLIAPLSKDEESVWLDNVNTTDVQETMADIVNMSFMEAVFSLEKDFGKNMDYWQWERVHSIEHPHPIGQIAALRSFFNVGPFPVNGTREVINNMAFSYDATGFYKTTSGPSTRRLIDFSDVENSISILPTGQSGNPFSKHFKDQAEMYVNGEFRKMMMNTAEIKMSKEILTFKPKD; encoded by the coding sequence ATGAAAACATTAAAAAAAATAGGAGCAATCCTATTGGTTGTTGTTACCCTTCTGATCATTGTTGTCGGAGCATTTGCATACACTTTAAAACCAGATTATTCTGGTGAGAAAGAATTAGTAGGCCTTCAAAAAGAGGTCAATGTGTACTACGATGAATACGGTATTCCCCATATTTACGGTGAAAATGAAAAAGATGCCTTTAGAACTTTAGGCTATGTACATGCGCAAGATCGTTTGTGGCAAATGGAGCTATTGCGAAGAATTGCTAGTGGTGGTTTGTCAGAAGTTTTTGGTGCTGATTTAATTGGTACAGATAAATTCTTTTTATCACTTGGTATTGCAGATGCATCTAAAGTGTCTGCCAATAATGTGGATGAGAGTGATGCCGGAGTAATTCTGTCAAAAGCATACTTAGACGGCATTAATCAATTTATAAAAGAAGGACCAACACCTGTTGAGTTTTACCTTACGGGTATTGAAAAGAAAGAATTTGTTTTAGAAGATGTCTATAATACTATTGGTTATATGGCATTCAGTTTTGCAATGGCACACAAGACAGATCCTCTTTTGACTACGATAAATACAAAACTAGGAACCGAATACTTGAATGATTTGCATGTTGGTTCAAGTGCGGAGACAGAATGGATAAAGAATTACAATCCGTCGCAGTCAGACTCTATTCAAAATAACCTAACAGCAGCTGTAAATAAAGCATTAGGGGTGTTAGATATTCCATTATTTGAAGGTAGTAATAGTTGGGTGATTGCACCTGAAAAAACAAAGAACGGCAAGGTGATTTTAGCTAATGATCCTCACATTGGTTTTTCTCAACCATCAGTTTGGTATGAAGCTCATATTGAAACACCTACGTATTCAAAGTACGGATATCATATTGCAGGTATACCATTTCCACTATTAGGGCATAATAGAAAAGTAGCTTACGGTATTACCATGTTCGAGAATGATGATGTTGATTTCTATTACGAGCAGAATAATCCAGATAAAGAGAATCAATACTTATCTGAAAATGGGTATGTAGATTATGAAATCATTACAAAGAGTTTTAAGGTAAAAGATTCGTCAGAAGTTGAATTTTCATATAAAAAATCGAACCACGGACCAATATTAAACGGAATAGCAGATCAGGTGCAAGGTGAAAGACCAATTGCCATGTCATGGTTATATACTCAAATAGATAATAAAGTTATAGATGCTTTATTCGGTTTAAGCCATTCTAATAACCTTACGGAGTTTAAGACTGCTCTACCAAAAATTCATGCACCCGGTTTAAATATAATGTACGGAGATGATGAGGGTAATGTAGCATGGTTTGCCACTGCTCAGCTTTATAAAATTCCTGATTCGATAAATACAAAGTTAATTTTTGAAGTAGGAAAGGGGCTTCCGGTAGAAAAGGAATTTATTGGTTTTAATGAGAATCCACAGTCAATAAATCCGTCAAATAATTATGTGTATTCTGCTAACAATCAACCAGATTCTATTGCAGGTATGTTATGCCCAGGTTACTATTTACCTGAAAACAGAGGAAAACGAATAGTGCAGCTATTAGAACCTAAGAATGATTGGGATTTAAACGCGGCAAGTGAAATGATTACTGATGTTATTTCAGCTGTAGATCCAGAAATTGTCACCAATTTATCTAAATATTTAGATGTATCATTATTAAGTGAAAATGGATTAAAAGCCATTGACAGTTTAAAAATGTGGAAGGGTGACTATGAGCTTTCATCAATAGAGGCTACTATTTATAATAGATGGGTGTATTACTTTTTAGAGAATACTTTTGAAGATGAATTGGAAAAGGAATTGTTTAATCAGTTTTTAGGTACCCATTTTACAAAAAGATTAATAGCACCATTATCTAAAGATGAAGAGTCTGTTTGGCTAGATAATGTAAATACCACCGATGTTCAAGAGACCATGGCAGATATAGTAAATATGTCTTTTATGGAGGCGGTATTTTCTTTAGAAAAAGATTTTGGTAAAAACATGGATTATTGGCAATGGGAGAGAGTGCATAGTATAGAACATCCACATCCAATTGGTCAAATAGCAGCCTTGCGTTCCTTTTTTAATGTAGGTCCTTTTCCGGTGAATGGTACTAGAGAAGTAATCAATAATATGGCATTTTCTTATGACGCTACTGGTTTTTACAAAACAACCTCGGGACCTTCTACGAGAAGACTTATAGATTTCTCTGATGTAGAGAATAGTATCAGCATTCTGCCTACTGGGCAATCTGGTAATCCGTTTAGTAAACACTTCAAGGATCAGGCAGAAATGTATGTTAACGGAGAGTTCCGTAAAATGATGATGAATACTGCTGAAATTAAAATGAGTAAAGAAATCCTTACATTTAAGCCAAAGGATTAA
- a CDS encoding YifB family Mg chelatase-like AAA ATPase, with protein sequence MLTKVYGSAVFGVEATTIIVEVNIDKGIGYHLVGLPDNAIKESNYRIAAALQNNGYKIPGKKITINMAPADLRKEGSAYDLTLAIGILAASSQIKSEDIEKYIIMGELSLDGSLQPITGALPIAIKAQQEGFTGFILPTANAKEAAIVGDLKVYGIDNIKQVLDFFDQGTPLEQTIIDTREEFYKSLDFPEFDFSDVKGQESIKRCMEIAAAGGHNIILIGPPGAGKTMLAKRLPSILPPMTLHEALETTKIHSVVGKIKNMGLMSQRPFRSPHHTISDVALVGGGSYPQPGEISLSHNGVLFLDELPEFKRGVLEVMRQPLEDREVTISRARFTVTYPSSFMLVASMNPSPGGYFNDPDAPVTSSPAEMQRYLSKISGPLLDRIDIHIEVTPVPFEKLSEERKGEGSVEIRKRVTAGREIQTARFEGLDNVHYNAQMNTKQIREYCKLDDKSKALLKNAMERLNLSARAYDRILKVARTIADLAGEQVLNGDHISEAIQYRSLDREGWLG encoded by the coding sequence ATGCTTACAAAAGTTTATGGGAGTGCAGTATTTGGTGTAGAGGCCACAACAATAATTGTTGAAGTAAATATCGATAAGGGAATCGGTTATCATTTAGTAGGGTTGCCCGATAATGCTATTAAAGAAAGTAACTATAGAATAGCAGCTGCATTACAGAACAACGGTTATAAAATTCCTGGCAAAAAAATCACCATAAATATGGCGCCTGCAGATCTTCGTAAAGAAGGTTCTGCTTATGACCTTACCTTGGCAATTGGAATTTTAGCGGCATCTAGTCAAATTAAATCTGAAGATATTGAGAAGTATATCATCATGGGCGAATTGTCTTTAGATGGTAGTTTACAGCCGATAACTGGTGCGCTACCAATTGCTATTAAAGCACAGCAAGAAGGATTTACCGGTTTCATTTTACCAACGGCAAATGCAAAAGAAGCTGCTATTGTTGGAGATTTAAAGGTATACGGCATAGATAATATCAAGCAAGTTTTAGACTTCTTTGATCAAGGTACTCCGCTTGAACAGACTATAATAGATACCAGAGAAGAGTTTTATAAGAGTTTAGATTTTCCAGAATTTGATTTCTCAGATGTAAAGGGACAGGAAAGTATTAAACGCTGTATGGAAATTGCTGCAGCAGGCGGACATAATATCATATTAATTGGTCCGCCAGGTGCTGGTAAGACCATGTTAGCAAAACGTTTACCTTCTATTTTACCACCAATGACTTTGCATGAAGCTTTGGAAACCACTAAAATACATAGTGTAGTTGGTAAAATTAAGAACATGGGGTTAATGAGTCAACGACCCTTTAGAAGTCCTCATCACACAATATCCGACGTCGCTTTGGTAGGCGGTGGTTCATACCCGCAACCGGGTGAAATTTCATTGTCACACAACGGCGTATTATTCTTAGATGAATTACCTGAATTTAAACGTGGCGTGTTAGAAGTTATGCGCCAACCGCTAGAAGATAGAGAGGTGACAATTTCTCGTGCTCGTTTTACGGTAACTTATCCAAGTAGTTTTATGTTGGTGGCTAGTATGAACCCTAGTCCGGGTGGATATTTCAATGACCCAGATGCTCCGGTAACTTCATCGCCTGCAGAAATGCAACGCTATTTAAGTAAAATATCTGGTCCGCTTTTAGATCGTATAGATATACATATTGAGGTTACTCCAGTTCCGTTCGAAAAGTTATCCGAAGAAAGAAAAGGAGAGGGGAGTGTTGAAATAAGAAAACGTGTAACAGCAGGAAGAGAAATACAAACAGCCAGATTCGAAGGTTTGGATAATGTGCACTATAATGCTCAAATGAACACAAAACAGATTCGTGAATATTGCAAATTAGATGATAAATCTAAAGCGTTATTGAAAAATGCAATGGAACGATTAAATCTTTCCGCTAGGGCCTATGATAGAATTTTAAAAGTAGCAAGAACTATTGCTGATTTAGCCGGTGAGCAGGTATTGAACGGTGATCATATTTCAGAGGCCATTCAATACCGTTCACTCGACAGAGAGGGTTGGTTGGGGTAA